Proteins encoded together in one Stutzerimonas stutzeri window:
- a CDS encoding iron-containing alcohol dehydrogenase — protein sequence MSHRIVLPRLMEVGAGASGQLARVLQELGCSRPLIVTDRMMVELGYVARIAGQLEEAGIASQCFADTLPEPTAASIRAGVEMVRQGDFDSIVALGGGSPIDSAKAIGILGKFGGEMRDYRFPRDVSEAGLPLIAIPTTAGTGSEATRFTIITDETSDEKMLCAGLGFMPIAALIDYELTLSLPPRVTADTGIDALTHAIEAYVSRKASLYSDSQALEAMRLLAPNLRTAFHQPDDRAAREAMMLGATLAGIAFSNASVALVHGMSRPIGAFFHVPHGLSNAMLLPAITAFSIPAAPERYADCARAMGVAAQTDSVEMANDKLLAELRAINQELKVPSPEQFGIARERFFELRATMARQALASGSPGNNPRVPTEAEIIDLYETVWNQE from the coding sequence ATGAGCCACCGCATCGTCCTGCCGCGCCTGATGGAAGTCGGCGCTGGCGCCAGCGGGCAACTCGCCCGCGTGTTGCAGGAACTGGGCTGCAGTCGCCCGCTGATCGTCACCGACCGCATGATGGTCGAGCTCGGCTATGTCGCGCGCATCGCCGGTCAGCTGGAAGAGGCCGGCATCGCCAGCCAGTGCTTTGCCGATACCCTGCCCGAACCGACCGCTGCCTCCATTCGCGCCGGCGTCGAAATGGTTCGCCAGGGCGATTTCGATTCCATCGTCGCCCTCGGCGGCGGCAGCCCGATCGATTCGGCCAAGGCCATAGGCATCCTCGGCAAGTTCGGCGGCGAGATGCGCGACTACCGCTTCCCGCGCGATGTCAGCGAAGCCGGCCTGCCGCTGATCGCCATCCCCACCACCGCCGGCACCGGCTCGGAGGCGACGCGTTTCACCATCATCACCGACGAGACCAGCGACGAGAAAATGCTCTGCGCGGGCCTCGGCTTCATGCCCATCGCCGCGCTGATCGACTACGAGCTGACCCTCTCGCTGCCGCCGCGGGTCACCGCCGACACCGGCATCGACGCGCTGACCCACGCCATCGAGGCCTATGTCAGCCGCAAGGCCAGCCTCTACAGCGACTCTCAGGCGCTGGAAGCCATGCGCCTCTTGGCGCCGAACCTGCGCACAGCCTTCCACCAGCCGGACGACCGCGCCGCGCGTGAAGCGATGATGCTCGGGGCGACCCTGGCCGGAATCGCCTTCTCCAACGCCTCGGTGGCGCTGGTGCACGGCATGAGCCGGCCGATCGGTGCCTTCTTCCACGTGCCGCACGGGCTGTCCAACGCCATGCTGCTGCCGGCGATCACCGCTTTCTCGATTCCCGCGGCGCCCGAGCGCTACGCCGACTGCGCGCGGGCCATGGGCGTCGCTGCACAGACCGACAGCGTCGAGATGGCGAACGACAAGCTGCTCGCCGAGCTGCGGGCGATCAATCAGGAGCTGAAAGTGCCGAGCCCGGAACAATTCGGCATCGCCCGCGAACGCTTTTTCGAGCTGCGCGCGACCATGGCGCGTCAGGCGCTGGCCTCCGGCTCGCCGGGCAACAACCCGCGCGTGCCCACGGAAGCGGAAATCATCGACCTCTACGAAACCGTCTGGAACCAGGAGTGA
- a CDS encoding CoA-acylating methylmalonate-semialdehyde dehydrogenase: MQTLGNLINNEAVAGRSERHATVYNPATGEPRLYVSLSSADETRQAIAAAQAAFDGWSKTPPLVRARVMFRFKELLERRRDDVARLITSEHGKVFSDAQGEVTRGLEVVEFACGIPHLLKGEFSSNVGRDIDSNSLMQPLGVCAGITPFNFPAMVPLWMLPVAIACGNTFVLKPSEKDPSATMLIGELLAEAGLPAGVLNIVNGDKEAVDVLLTDERVQSVSFVGSTPIAEYIYATASAHGKRCQALGGAKNHMVVMPDADPQQVVSSLMGAAYGSAGERCMAISVAVCVGDEVADKLVEMLKGEISQMRTGPGLGVEPEPHMGPLVTREHQQKVSGYIDLGVAEGATLVCDGRGIKVEGHENGFYVGPTLFDRVTPDMRIYREEIFGPVLAVVRVASFDEALQLINDHEFGNGTSIFTRDGDTARQFEENVKVGMVGVNVPIPVPMAFHCFGGWKRSVFGPLNMHGPDGVRFFTRMKTVTRRWPTGIRAGTEFAMPTMK, translated from the coding sequence ATGCAGACCCTCGGCAACCTGATCAACAACGAGGCCGTCGCCGGCCGCTCCGAGCGCCATGCCACCGTCTACAACCCGGCCACCGGCGAGCCGCGCCTGTATGTCTCACTGTCCTCGGCGGACGAGACCCGCCAGGCCATTGCCGCTGCCCAGGCCGCCTTCGATGGCTGGTCGAAGACGCCGCCGCTGGTGCGCGCGCGGGTCATGTTCCGCTTCAAGGAACTGCTCGAGCGCCGCCGCGACGACGTCGCCCGCTTGATCACCAGTGAGCATGGCAAGGTATTTTCCGACGCCCAGGGCGAGGTGACCCGCGGGCTGGAAGTGGTGGAGTTCGCCTGCGGCATCCCGCATCTGCTCAAGGGCGAGTTTTCTTCCAACGTCGGCCGCGACATCGATTCGAATTCGCTGATGCAGCCGCTCGGTGTCTGCGCCGGGATCACCCCGTTCAACTTCCCGGCCATGGTGCCGCTGTGGATGCTGCCGGTGGCCATCGCCTGCGGTAACACCTTCGTCTTGAAGCCCTCGGAAAAGGACCCCAGCGCGACGATGCTGATCGGCGAACTTCTGGCCGAGGCGGGGCTGCCGGCTGGTGTGCTGAACATCGTCAACGGCGACAAGGAGGCGGTGGACGTGCTGCTCACCGATGAGCGGGTGCAATCGGTCAGCTTCGTCGGCTCGACGCCCATCGCCGAATACATCTATGCCACCGCCTCGGCCCACGGCAAGCGCTGCCAGGCGCTGGGCGGGGCGAAGAACCACATGGTGGTGATGCCCGACGCCGATCCGCAGCAGGTGGTCAGCTCGCTGATGGGCGCGGCCTACGGCTCCGCCGGCGAGCGCTGCATGGCGATTTCCGTCGCGGTGTGTGTCGGCGACGAGGTGGCTGACAAGCTGGTCGAAATGCTCAAAGGCGAAATCAGTCAGATGCGCACCGGCCCGGGCCTGGGCGTCGAGCCCGAGCCGCACATGGGCCCGCTGGTGACCCGCGAGCACCAGCAGAAGGTCAGCGGCTACATCGATCTGGGCGTGGCGGAAGGTGCAACGCTGGTCTGCGACGGCCGCGGCATCAAGGTCGAGGGCCACGAGAACGGCTTCTATGTCGGCCCGACGCTGTTTGACCGGGTCACGCCAGACATGCGCATCTACCGCGAGGAGATCTTCGGCCCGGTGCTGGCCGTGGTGCGGGTTGCGTCGTTCGACGAGGCGCTGCAACTGATCAACGACCACGAGTTCGGCAACGGCACCTCGATCTTCACCCGTGACGGCGACACCGCGCGGCAGTTCGAGGAGAACGTCAAGGTTGGCATGGTTGGCGTCAACGTGCCGATTCCGGTGCCGATGGCCTTCCATTGCTTCGGCGGCTGGAAGCGCTCGGTGTTCGGCCCGCTGAACATGCACGGCCCGGATGGGGTGCGTTTCTTCACCCGGATGAAGACCGTGACCCGGCGCTGGCCCACCGGTATCCGTGCCGGCACCGAGTTCGCCATGCCGACCATGAAGTAG
- a CDS encoding IclR family transcriptional regulator — MRSTPREKGSSITRVLEIIEAVAAAKEPLSPTALAERLDIPKASAHRLVQTLEKEGFLQFGLRGGLLPGERLHVAALNILRSSRHKALRQAILRQLSEAIGETCGLAIPDGLDMLYFDRVQTNWPLQINLPIGSHTPLWCTASGKLYLASLPPEQLERVLPRLPLQRMARNTLTDLSALRDDLARVREEQLGTDCEEFIDGMVACAVPVRASDGELLACLFSHAPVIRCSMAQLLAFVPRMRAAARELEAVLGSAAALEADQST; from the coding sequence ATGCGCAGCACTCCCCGCGAGAAAGGCTCTTCCATCACCCGCGTGCTGGAAATCATCGAGGCGGTGGCGGCGGCGAAGGAGCCGCTCAGCCCGACTGCACTGGCCGAGCGCCTGGACATCCCCAAGGCCAGCGCGCACCGGCTGGTGCAGACTCTGGAAAAGGAAGGCTTCCTGCAATTCGGCCTGCGCGGCGGGCTGCTGCCGGGCGAGCGCCTGCATGTCGCGGCGCTGAACATCCTGCGCAGCAGCCGGCACAAGGCGCTGCGCCAGGCGATCCTGCGCCAGCTCTCCGAAGCCATCGGCGAGACCTGCGGTCTGGCGATTCCGGACGGGCTGGACATGCTCTATTTCGATCGGGTGCAGACCAACTGGCCGCTGCAGATCAACCTGCCGATCGGCAGCCACACGCCGCTCTGGTGCACCGCCAGCGGCAAGCTCTATCTGGCCTCGCTGCCGCCGGAGCAGCTGGAGCGGGTGCTGCCGCGCCTGCCGCTGCAGCGCATGGCGCGCAACACCCTCACCGATCTCAGCGCGCTGCGCGACGACCTGGCCCGCGTACGCGAGGAACAGCTGGGAACCGACTGCGAGGAGTTCATCGACGGCATGGTCGCCTGTGCGGTGCCGGTACGTGCCTCCGACGGCGAGCTGCTGGCCTGCCTGTTCAGCCACGCGCCGGTGATCCGCTGTTCGATGGCGCAGCTGCTGGCATTCGTGCCACGAATGCGTGCCGCTGCACGCGAACTGGAGGCGGTGCTCGGCAGCGCGGCGGCGCTGGAGGCCGATCAGAGCACGTAG
- the trhA gene encoding PAQR family membrane homeostasis protein TrhA: MYHGERFNAWTHLVGAALACLGAIWLLVLAALDGSTVKIVSVAIYGLSLILLYSISTLYHSLRGRAKVVMRKLDHLSIYLLIAGSYTPFCLVTLAGTWGWTLFGIVWGLAVIGMLQEIKPRSEARVLSLVIYAVMGWIVLVAVKPLFAALGGAGFSWLLAGGICYTVGIVFFVFDDRFRHWHGIWHIFVMVGSLLHFIAILFYVL; this comes from the coding sequence ATGTATCACGGCGAACGCTTCAATGCCTGGACGCACCTGGTCGGTGCTGCGCTGGCGTGTCTCGGCGCGATCTGGCTGCTGGTCCTCGCCGCGCTCGACGGCTCGACGGTAAAGATCGTCAGCGTTGCGATCTACGGTCTGAGCCTGATCCTGCTGTATAGCATCTCGACGCTCTATCACAGCCTGCGCGGGCGGGCGAAGGTGGTCATGCGCAAGCTCGATCACCTGTCGATCTACCTCTTGATCGCCGGCAGCTACACGCCGTTCTGTCTGGTCACCCTGGCCGGCACCTGGGGCTGGACGCTGTTCGGCATCGTCTGGGGCCTCGCGGTGATCGGCATGCTGCAGGAGATCAAGCCGCGCTCCGAAGCACGGGTGCTGTCACTGGTGATCTACGCCGTGATGGGCTGGATCGTGCTGGTGGCGGTCAAGCCGCTGTTCGCCGCCCTGGGGGGCGCCGGTTTCAGCTGGTTGCTGGCCGGCGGCATCTGCTACACGGTGGGCATCGTCTTTTTCGTCTTCGACGACCGCTTCCGGCACTGGCACGGCATCTGGCACATCTTCGTGATGGTCGGCAGCCTACTGCACTTCATCGCCATTCTGTTCTACGTGCTCTGA
- the rep gene encoding DNA helicase Rep — protein MSRLNPRQQEAVNYVGGPLLVLAGAGSGKTSVITRKIAHLVQNCGIQARHIVAMTFTNKAAREMKERVGTLLKGSEARGLTVSTFHNLGMNIIRKEYARLGYKPGFSIFDDGDIKALLTDIMQKEYSGDDGADEIKNLIDSWKNDLILPDEALAKARGPKEQTAAIVYLHYQRTLKAYNAVDFNDLILLPVKLFQEHPDILEKWQNRIRYLLVDEYQDTNASQYLLVKMLVGMRNQFTVVGDDDQSIYAWRGARPENLMLLKEDYPSLKVVMLEQNYRSTSRILKCANILIANNPHVFEKQLWSEMGHGDEIRVIRTRNEEAECERVALEILTEHLRTQRPYSDFAILYRGNYQAKLMELKLQHHQIPYRLSGGTSFFARQEVKDLMSYFRLLVNPDDDNAFLRVINVPRREIGSTTLEKLGNYASERGISMYAAADEIGLGAHLDSRYAERLARFKHWMDNVRQQCAQNDPIAAIRSMVMDIDYENWLRQNASSDKVADARMGNVWFLVDALKNTLEKDEDGDMTIEDAIGKLVLRDMLERQQEEEEGAEGVQMMTMHASKGLEFPSVYIIGFEEEILPHRSSIEADTIEEERRLAYVGITRAKRNLALTFAAKRKQYGEVIDCTPSRFLDELPPEDLVWEGMEEAPVEVKAARGNDALAAMRAMLKR, from the coding sequence ATGTCCCGACTCAATCCTCGGCAGCAGGAAGCCGTGAACTACGTCGGCGGCCCCCTGCTGGTGCTCGCCGGTGCCGGCTCCGGCAAGACCAGCGTGATCACCCGCAAGATCGCCCACCTGGTGCAGAACTGCGGCATCCAGGCCCGTCACATCGTCGCCATGACCTTCACCAACAAGGCGGCGCGGGAGATGAAGGAGCGCGTCGGCACCCTGCTCAAGGGCAGCGAGGCGCGCGGCCTTACCGTGTCCACTTTCCACAACCTGGGCATGAACATCATCCGCAAGGAATACGCGCGCCTGGGCTACAAGCCCGGCTTCTCGATCTTCGATGACGGCGACATCAAGGCGCTGCTCACCGACATCATGCAGAAGGAGTATTCCGGCGACGACGGTGCGGACGAGATCAAGAACCTCATCGACAGCTGGAAGAACGACCTGATTCTGCCCGACGAGGCCCTGGCCAAGGCGCGCGGCCCCAAGGAGCAGACCGCCGCCATCGTCTACCTGCACTACCAGCGCACGCTCAAGGCGTACAACGCGGTGGACTTCAACGACCTGATCCTGCTGCCGGTCAAGCTCTTCCAAGAACACCCCGACATCCTCGAGAAGTGGCAGAACCGCATCCGCTACCTGCTGGTGGACGAATACCAGGACACCAATGCCAGCCAGTACCTGCTGGTGAAGATGCTGGTGGGCATGCGCAACCAGTTCACCGTGGTCGGCGACGACGACCAGTCGATCTACGCCTGGCGCGGCGCGCGTCCGGAAAACCTGATGCTGCTGAAGGAGGACTACCCGTCCCTGAAGGTGGTAATGCTGGAGCAGAACTACCGCTCCACCAGCCGCATCCTCAAGTGCGCCAACATCCTCATCGCCAACAACCCCCACGTGTTCGAGAAGCAACTGTGGTCGGAAATGGGCCATGGCGACGAGATCCGCGTGATCCGCACGCGCAACGAAGAGGCCGAGTGCGAGCGGGTGGCACTGGAAATCCTCACCGAGCACCTGCGCACCCAGCGTCCCTACAGCGACTTCGCCATCCTCTACCGCGGCAACTACCAGGCCAAGCTGATGGAGCTGAAGCTGCAGCACCACCAGATTCCCTATCGCCTGTCCGGCGGCACCAGCTTCTTCGCCCGCCAGGAGGTGAAGGACCTGATGAGCTACTTCCGCCTGCTGGTCAACCCGGACGACGACAACGCCTTTCTGCGGGTGATCAACGTGCCGCGACGGGAGATCGGCTCCACCACCCTGGAAAAGCTCGGCAACTACGCCAGCGAGCGCGGCATCAGCATGTACGCCGCCGCTGACGAAATCGGCCTCGGCGCGCATCTGGACAGCCGCTATGCCGAGCGCCTGGCGCGCTTCAAGCACTGGATGGACAACGTGCGCCAGCAGTGCGCGCAGAACGACCCGATCGCCGCCATCCGCAGCATGGTGATGGACATCGACTACGAGAACTGGCTCAGGCAGAACGCCTCCAGCGACAAGGTGGCCGACGCGCGCATGGGCAACGTCTGGTTTCTCGTCGATGCGCTGAAAAACACCCTGGAAAAAGACGAAGACGGCGACATGACCATCGAGGATGCCATCGGCAAGCTGGTGCTGCGCGACATGCTCGAGCGCCAGCAGGAAGAGGAAGAAGGTGCCGAGGGCGTACAGATGATGACGATGCACGCCTCCAAGGGCCTGGAATTTCCTTCGGTGTACATCATCGGTTTCGAGGAGGAAATCCTTCCGCACCGTTCCAGCATCGAGGCCGACACCATCGAGGAAGAGCGGCGCCTGGCCTACGTCGGCATCACCCGCGCCAAGCGCAACCTGGCGCTGACCTTCGCCGCCAAGCGCAAGCAGTATGGCGAGGTGATCGACTGTACGCCGAGCCGCTTCCTCGACGAGCTGCCGCCCGAGGATCTGGTCTGGGAAGGCATGGAAGAAGCGCCGGTGGAGGTCAAGGCCGCGCGCGGCAACGACGCCCTGGCAGCGATGCGGGCGATGCTCAAGCGCTGA
- a CDS encoding putative bifunctional diguanylate cyclase/phosphodiesterase, which translates to MPLLLLAHRPDWAVRLRACLQGSAHAEQLVVATDWQTVSQQLESPCLVLATPQCRPAPGRFPWPLILLLDEEPEETPEGAVDWLVADQLSAEVLRRCLRYVRERCNLQGTLQKLAVRDPHTGIANRQGFQAQLLDALSEHDGHGLELGYLDLDNFRHVNDALGHDAGDRLILQVVARLKAQLEVGDLLARLGGDEFALLLDTRDDAGRADAIADRIVEALAEPYWVDGESLMLGCSLGLARASAGTSADALLWHAQLAMRQAKASQGCTWCLYDEHVSRSARSLADQEGELRRALRRGELELHYQPRLCLDTGRVVGIEALVRWLHPERGLLGPDAFIPMAEESGLIVPLGYWVIAHALRDLQSLHEQGADSLHMAVNLSFRQFQDSQLLPTLTRLIDERAIDPHWLEFELTETAVMRRSEQVQTAMQALGQLGVRFSLDDFGTGFSSFVHLSNLPITLLKVDKSFVAGMIARPEKMQLVRAMIGLARELELQVVAEGVETAEQLELLRQFGAQQVQGYLVSQPLPLAELMSFMNAERQAAGLTH; encoded by the coding sequence ATGCCATTGTTGCTGTTGGCGCATCGCCCAGACTGGGCGGTGCGGCTGCGCGCCTGCCTGCAGGGTTCGGCCCACGCCGAACAGCTGGTCGTGGCGACGGACTGGCAAACCGTCAGCCAGCAGCTCGAATCTCCCTGTCTGGTCCTGGCGACGCCGCAATGCCGGCCCGCACCCGGGCGCTTTCCCTGGCCGCTGATCCTGCTGCTCGACGAGGAGCCGGAAGAAACCCCGGAAGGTGCGGTCGACTGGCTGGTGGCCGACCAGCTCAGCGCCGAGGTGCTGCGCCGTTGTCTGCGCTACGTGCGCGAGCGCTGCAACCTGCAGGGCACCCTGCAGAAGCTGGCGGTGCGCGACCCGCACACCGGCATCGCCAATCGTCAGGGCTTCCAGGCGCAGCTGCTCGACGCCCTGAGCGAGCACGACGGTCATGGCCTGGAGCTCGGCTACCTGGACCTGGACAATTTCCGCCACGTCAACGACGCCCTCGGCCACGATGCCGGAGATCGGCTGATCCTGCAGGTGGTTGCCCGGCTCAAGGCGCAGCTGGAAGTGGGCGATCTGCTGGCGCGGCTGGGCGGCGACGAGTTCGCCTTGCTGCTCGACACCCGTGACGATGCCGGACGCGCCGATGCGATCGCCGATCGCATCGTCGAAGCGTTGGCCGAGCCCTACTGGGTGGACGGCGAAAGCCTGATGCTCGGCTGCAGCCTCGGGCTGGCGCGAGCCAGCGCCGGCACCTCGGCCGATGCGCTGCTCTGGCATGCGCAACTGGCGATGCGTCAGGCCAAGGCCAGCCAGGGCTGCACCTGGTGCCTGTACGACGAGCACGTCAGCCGCAGTGCCCGCAGCCTGGCCGACCAGGAGGGCGAGCTGCGCCGCGCGCTGCGCCGTGGTGAGCTGGAGCTGCACTACCAGCCGCGGCTGTGTCTGGACACGGGCCGCGTGGTCGGCATCGAGGCGCTGGTGCGTTGGCTGCATCCCGAACGCGGTCTGCTCGGGCCGGACGCCTTCATTCCCATGGCCGAGGAAAGCGGCCTGATCGTGCCGCTCGGCTACTGGGTCATCGCCCACGCCCTGCGCGACCTGCAGAGCCTGCACGAGCAGGGTGCGGACTCGCTGCACATGGCGGTCAACCTGTCGTTCCGGCAGTTCCAGGACAGCCAGTTGCTGCCGACACTGACGCGGCTGATCGACGAGCGCGCCATCGACCCGCACTGGCTCGAGTTCGAGCTTACCGAAACCGCCGTCATGCGCCGCAGCGAGCAGGTGCAGACCGCCATGCAGGCGCTTGGCCAGCTGGGCGTGCGCTTCTCGCTGGATGACTTCGGCACCGGCTTTTCCTCCTTCGTGCACCTGTCCAACCTGCCGATCACCCTGCTGAAGGTCGACAAGAGTTTCGTCGCCGGGATGATCGCGCGCCCCGAGAAGATGCAGCTGGTACGGGCAATGATCGGCCTGGCCCGCGAACTGGAGCTGCAAGTGGTCGCCGAGGGGGTTGAAACCGCTGAGCAACTGGAGCTGCTGCGCCAGTTTGGTGCGCAGCAGGTGCAGGGCTATCTGGTCAGCCAGCCGTTGCCGCTGGCCGAGCTGATGAGCTTCATGAACGCCGAGCGCCAGGCTGCGGGCCTGACGCACTGA
- a CDS encoding BCCT family transporter has protein sequence MEAKQPSSSHLNAPVFYGSAVIILALVIYSVAFQEHAQDLFGDAQAWIIANVSWLYILAVALILLMVVLLAFSRYGDIKLGPDHSEPDYSALTWFAMLFSAGMGIGLMFFGVAEPVMHFLSPPVGEGGTTLAAREAMKITFFHWGLHAWSIYAIVAMILAYFAYRHGLPLTLRSALYPLIGERIYGPIGHAVDIFAIIGTVLGVATSLGLGVTQINTGLNHLYGLPVTIPVQIGLIVATTLLATISVVTGLDKGVRRLSELNLSLAGLLMLMVLIAGPTVFILQTFVQNIGSYLSDIVNKTFNLYAYEPNDWIGGWTLFYWGWWLAWSPFVGLFIARISRGRTIREFVAGVLLVPTAFTLLWMTVFGDTAIHMILWEHVSSLGEAIEQDSSLALFAFFEHFPFSALISLVAIIMVVVFFVTSADSGALVVDMLASGGKQGTPVWQRIFWAASMGGVAIALLLADGLTALQTATIASALPFTIALLCSMWGLLKALRLDATKQGLRYQALSTSPSAPRSAGGWQRRLRTLMLFPRRAHVVRFITEVVRPAYEDIAEEMRKQGYAVEISEGDDRRLRFEITHEGEPDFIYEVRPRAYAMPSFVATSEDDEREERKYFRAEVHLKEGGQDYDVMGWSREDVIGDILGQYEKHMHFLHMVR, from the coding sequence ATGGAGGCCAAACAGCCCTCGTCTTCTCACCTCAACGCCCCGGTCTTTTACGGCTCGGCAGTCATCATCCTGGCACTGGTGATCTACAGCGTCGCCTTTCAGGAACACGCGCAGGACCTGTTCGGCGACGCCCAGGCCTGGATCATCGCCAATGTCAGCTGGCTGTACATTCTCGCCGTCGCACTCATCCTGCTGATGGTGGTGCTGCTGGCCTTCAGTCGCTACGGCGACATCAAGCTCGGCCCGGACCACAGCGAACCGGACTACAGCGCCCTGACCTGGTTCGCCATGCTCTTCTCCGCCGGCATGGGCATCGGCCTGATGTTCTTCGGCGTCGCCGAGCCGGTCATGCATTTCCTCTCGCCGCCGGTCGGCGAAGGCGGCACGACGCTCGCCGCCCGCGAAGCGATGAAGATCACCTTCTTTCACTGGGGCCTGCACGCCTGGTCGATCTACGCCATCGTGGCGATGATCCTCGCCTACTTCGCCTACCGTCACGGCCTGCCGCTGACACTGCGCTCGGCGCTCTACCCGCTGATCGGCGAGCGTATCTACGGCCCCATCGGGCACGCGGTGGACATCTTCGCCATCATCGGCACGGTGCTCGGCGTCGCCACCTCGCTGGGCCTGGGTGTCACCCAGATCAACACCGGGCTGAACCACCTCTACGGCCTGCCGGTGACCATTCCGGTGCAGATCGGCCTGATCGTCGCCACCACCTTGCTCGCCACCATTTCGGTGGTGACCGGGCTGGACAAGGGCGTGCGGCGGCTGTCCGAGCTGAATCTGTCGCTGGCCGGCCTGCTGATGCTGATGGTGCTGATCGCGGGGCCGACGGTGTTCATCCTGCAGACCTTCGTGCAGAACATCGGCAGCTACCTGTCGGACATCGTCAACAAGACCTTCAACCTCTACGCCTACGAGCCGAACGACTGGATCGGCGGCTGGACGCTGTTCTACTGGGGCTGGTGGCTGGCCTGGTCGCCCTTCGTCGGCCTGTTCATCGCGCGCATTTCCCGCGGCCGGACCATCCGCGAATTCGTTGCAGGTGTGCTGCTGGTACCCACCGCCTTCACCCTGTTGTGGATGACCGTGTTCGGCGATACCGCCATCCACATGATCCTCTGGGAGCACGTGAGCAGCCTCGGCGAGGCCATCGAACAGGACAGCTCACTGGCACTGTTCGCCTTCTTCGAACATTTTCCGTTCTCGGCACTGATCTCCCTCGTGGCGATCATCATGGTGGTGGTGTTCTTCGTCACCTCCGCCGACTCCGGCGCACTGGTGGTGGACATGCTCGCGTCCGGCGGCAAGCAGGGCACGCCGGTCTGGCAGCGCATCTTCTGGGCCGCCTCCATGGGCGGCGTGGCCATCGCGCTGCTGCTCGCCGATGGTCTGACCGCGCTGCAGACGGCGACCATCGCCAGCGCCCTGCCCTTCACCATCGCGCTACTCTGTTCGATGTGGGGTCTGCTCAAGGCGCTGCGCCTGGATGCCACCAAACAGGGGCTGCGCTACCAGGCCCTGAGCACGTCACCCAGCGCACCGCGCAGCGCCGGTGGCTGGCAACGTCGCCTGCGTACGCTGATGCTGTTCCCGCGACGCGCCCATGTGGTGCGCTTCATCACCGAAGTGGTGCGTCCGGCCTACGAAGACATCGCCGAGGAAATGCGCAAGCAGGGCTATGCGGTGGAGATCAGCGAAGGTGACGATCGTCGCTTGCGCTTCGAAATCACCCACGAAGGCGAGCCGGACTTCATCTACGAGGTGCGCCCGCGGGCCTACGCCATGCCGAGTTTCGTCGCCACCAGCGAGGACGACGAGCGCGAGGAGCGCAAGTACTTCCGCGCCGAGGTGCATCTCAAGGAAGGCGGGCAGGATTACGACGTGATGGGCTGGAGCCGTGAAGACGTGATCGGCGACATCCTCGGCCAGTACGAGAAGCACATGCACTTCCTGCACATGGTCCGCTGA